From Candidatus Methylomirabilota bacterium, a single genomic window includes:
- a CDS encoding cation/multidrug efflux pump, translated as MESWLLIAALLLAGASLAFLTIGLLALRSRRVLGAVSGALLALLLLSVAGLLATLAVATQGYRALTFEDVAATVTIVPAAAQRFSATFRFPDGHEERFTLGGDELYVDAHILKWKPIVNVLGLHTAYELDRVAGRYRLLTDETTKPRTVFSLVQPKPLDLFDLRRRYALLAPLLDAEYGSATFIDAARPAELELRVSTSGLLIRPAPGR; from the coding sequence ATGGAGAGCTGGCTGCTCATCGCCGCGCTGCTCCTCGCCGGCGCCAGCCTCGCGTTCCTGACCATCGGCCTCCTGGCCTTGCGAAGCCGGCGCGTGCTCGGCGCGGTCTCGGGCGCGCTGCTCGCGCTGCTCCTGCTGTCCGTGGCCGGGCTCCTGGCCACGCTCGCCGTGGCCACCCAGGGATACCGCGCGCTCACCTTCGAGGACGTCGCGGCGACGGTGACGATCGTCCCGGCGGCCGCGCAGCGCTTCTCGGCCACGTTCCGCTTCCCGGACGGCCACGAGGAGCGGTTCACGCTCGGCGGCGACGAGCTCTACGTGGACGCGCACATCCTCAAGTGGAAGCCGATCGTCAACGTCCTGGGCCTGCACACCGCCTACGAGCTCGATCGGGTCGCGGGGCGCTACCGCCTGCTCACGGACGAGACCACGAAGCCCCGGACGGTGTTCTCCCTCGTTCAGCCCAAGCCGCTCGACCTCTTCGACCTGCGTCGGCGCTACGCGTTGCTCGCGCCCTTGCTCGACGCCGAGTACGGCTCGGCCACGTTCATCGACGCGGCGCGGCCGGCGGAGCTGGAGCTGCGGGTATCCACCTCGGGCCTGCTGATCCGGCCGGCCCCCGGGCGGTGA
- a CDS encoding Rieske (2Fe-2S) protein, translating to MGDELAGGSSMNRREPRRAMLRGALAIGVGLPLLDLCARAIPEASAQGDPKSQRPQNGDRFVFRTGNQTGKVITVADIPVGGPPVPAFPMDPSGVVRDGSRLNQLLLVRLTLTDLSEETRGRSAEGVVAYSGVCTHTGCDITLWKAESIRFRCPCHESEFDPKDAGRVVGGPAPRRLPRVPVKVVDGVPVAAAGFLGRPGFQPT from the coding sequence ATGGGCGACGAGCTCGCGGGCGGATCGTCGATGAACCGCCGAGAGCCACGACGCGCGATGCTGCGAGGAGCGCTCGCGATCGGCGTCGGACTCCCTCTGCTGGACCTGTGTGCCCGCGCCATCCCCGAGGCCTCCGCCCAGGGCGATCCCAAGAGTCAGCGCCCTCAGAACGGCGATCGGTTCGTGTTCCGGACCGGGAATCAGACCGGCAAGGTGATCACGGTCGCCGACATCCCCGTCGGCGGCCCGCCCGTGCCGGCCTTCCCGATGGATCCCAGCGGCGTGGTGCGCGACGGATCGCGCCTGAACCAGCTGCTGCTCGTGCGCCTGACTCTCACGGATCTCTCGGAGGAGACCCGCGGCCGTTCCGCCGAGGGCGTCGTGGCCTACTCCGGCGTGTGCACGCACACCGGCTGCGACATCACCCTCTGGAAGGCCGAGTCCATCCGATTCCGCTGTCCGTGCCACGAGTCGGAATTCGATCCCAAGGACGCCGGCCGCGTCGTCGGCGGACCCGCGCCCCGGCGGCTCCCGCGGGTGCCCGTGAAGGTCGTCGACGGCGTGCCGGTCGCCGCCGCCGGCTTCCTGGGCCGGCCCGGGTTCCAGCCCACGTGA